The genomic stretch AAGTCTCGTTCATGGCGGCGAACCGCTTGAATTGATCCGGAAACAGCAGAAGATTAAGAAAACGAAGATTCTACTTCTCTGTGATGTAAGCGGTTCGATGGATTGTTACGCCAAGTTTCTTATCCAATTCATCTACGGGATGCAGCAGGAGTTGAGAGAAGTGGATGTCGCAGTCTTTAGCACACATCTGACAGACATCACTGGACTCCTCCGACGGAAAGGATTAGCGGAGGGTTTGAACGAGGTCTCGAATGTTGTGCCGGACTGGTCAGGCGGAACGAAGATTGGGGAAAGTCTGCTGGAGTTCTATCGACAATTTGCGCCGTCTTTCTCGGCATACCGTTCAGTCGTTATCCTCATCAGCGATGGCTGGGATCGCGGCGATGTAGATGTGTTGCGCCGTTCTATGGAGATGATCCATCGGCATGCTTACCGGTTAATCTGGCTCAATCCGTTACTCGGTAGCGACGGTTATCAGCCGATTTGTCGAGGTATCCGCACAGCATTGCCATACGTGGATTATTTCCTTCCAGCACACAATTTGGAGAGCTTGGCACAATTGACAAGGATATTGATTCCGCTCTGGGCACGATGAAGGGTACCTATAAATTTAAAAAATAAGATAAGGAATTTTAACTATGCAAGTTCAGGCGGCGGTGATGCTCCAACCGGGGCAGATAGAAATCCGAGAATTTGAGAAACCGTCACCCGCAGATGACGCACTCCTCTTACAAGTGGACAGAGTCGGCATTTGTGGCAGTGATAAACACATGTATCTTGGGCATACTGCCCTACAATTTCCTGTCATTCCGGGACATGAAGTCGTTGGCACGGTTGCTGAGATCGGTAAAAATGCGAATCAGGTTATGAACGTGATGGGGGGTCCCATCAAAGCCGGTGATCGTGTGACTGTGGTGCCTGGTTCAAAGAACTGTGGCAGATGTTACTACTGCTTGCATGTTCCGGGTCGTCCGACATTGTGTACTGGACGCACTATTTATGGATTTAGCAATAGCGAAACACCACCGTATCTGAATGGCGAATTCGCCGAGTATACCTATATTCACGGCAATTCTTGGGTGTATAAAATGCCGGAAAGCGTCCCGGAGGAGATTCGCGTGTTGACCGAGCCGGTAGCAGTTGCGACACGTGCCGTTGAACGGGCGTGTGCCCCCGGTTTACCACAAGTCGGAGATGGATACAGCATCGGGAATCGGGTTGCGGTTCTCGGATGTGGACCGATCGGTCTCCTCGTCATCGCTGTGTTAAGAGATAGCGGTGCTGGCACCATCATCGCTACTGACCTCGTTGAGAGTCGATTGGATATGGCGAAACAGATGGGTGCGGATGTAGTCATCAATGTCGGAGATACAACACCTGAAGAACGGGTCGAACAGATTCAGGACCTCACAAACGGTGTCGGCGCAGACATCGCCATTGAATGTGCAGGTATACCCGCGGTTTTCTCCGAGGCATTGGACGTCGTGCGACGCGGCGGAAAGGTCATCGAAGTTGGACATTACACCGATTCGGGAGATATACGGGTCCGCCCCCATCAGATTTGCAACAAAGATTTAGACGTTTGCGGTGTATGGGCATATCCGCAGATTCAGTTCCAAACGGCGTTGGATTTCCTTCAGATAACGCGCGCCCCACTGCATGAATTGATAACGCATCACCTACCGTTGCACCAATTGGAAAAAGGTATTGACATGCTCGGGCAAGAAGGGGTTTACAAAGTTGTAATTGAACCGCAGTTGTAATAGCAAAACAGTTGTCAGTAACAAGAGGTTTTGGTTATATCAGATATCTCTTTTAACTGATAACTGACAACCGACAACCATTAAAAAATGAAACACTACAGAAACCTGCTCATCTTGATTTGTTGTTGTCTGTCGTTGAACTATTTTTGGGGCATTAAAGACGGATCTGCCGCGGATAGCGATAGTCCCCTTTCCGATGAACTGTTAGTAGAGGGACCGCCTCTCTTCAAGACCATAGAGGATGCGAAAACCTACATCGCGCAGCATCAGAATAAAGACGGCGGCTGGCCCCTCATCCCTGGTGAAGATAGCAATGTGGAGAGTACCGCGTTCGCGGTTTGGGCATTGATCGATGCGGGATGGGGCACTGGATCACAGGTCATCCGAACCGGGGTGCAGTACCTCAGAAATATGCAGTTGGATAATGGGGGTTGGAACAACAACACCGCACATACGACGTTCGCGCTTATCGCCTTAGCAGCGGCAGAGACCGATCCTGAAGTCCGTTTTAATGGGCTCCGCTGGTTAAAAAAAGCGCAGAACCGCAGTGGGGCATGGGGAAAAAAAGAACGGAGTCCTGACAACGTTCTTTACACTGCCGCTGTATTAGCTGGACTGCGGGAACTTGGCTT from Candidatus Poribacteria bacterium encodes the following:
- a CDS encoding zinc-binding dehydrogenase, translated to MQVQAAVMLQPGQIEIREFEKPSPADDALLLQVDRVGICGSDKHMYLGHTALQFPVIPGHEVVGTVAEIGKNANQVMNVMGGPIKAGDRVTVVPGSKNCGRCYYCLHVPGRPTLCTGRTIYGFSNSETPPYLNGEFAEYTYIHGNSWVYKMPESVPEEIRVLTEPVAVATRAVERACAPGLPQVGDGYSIGNRVAVLGCGPIGLLVIAVLRDSGAGTIIATDLVESRLDMAKQMGADVVINVGDTTPEERVEQIQDLTNGVGADIAIECAGIPAVFSEALDVVRRGGKVIEVGHYTDSGDIRVRPHQICNKDLDVCGVWAYPQIQFQTALDFLQITRAPLHELITHHLPLHQLEKGIDMLGQEGVYKVVIEPQL
- a CDS encoding VWA domain-containing protein, translated to MKMTEQTLLQQITDFCRLLRQMGINVTTTNQLSWCESVQLIDIGEREVFYHTARTNLIAGESDRETFDTAFNLFWRYPRPEFQAVEMEEQTPEPSALQDLSDAGDEQDIVEQWLDTEAEESEEGEEDDPVAYSAEDLLSRKDFSEFTKEDMEQAREIVAKLAAVLATKLSRRKVVGKKGKIIDFRRSWRQSLVHGGEPLELIRKQQKIKKTKILLLCDVSGSMDCYAKFLIQFIYGMQQELREVDVAVFSTHLTDITGLLRRKGLAEGLNEVSNVVPDWSGGTKIGESLLEFYRQFAPSFSAYRSVVILISDGWDRGDVDVLRRSMEMIHRHAYRLIWLNPLLGSDGYQPICRGIRTALPYVDYFLPAHNLESLAQLTRILIPLWAR
- a CDS encoding terpene cyclase/mutase family protein; amino-acid sequence: MKHYRNLLILICCCLSLNYFWGIKDGSAADSDSPLSDELLVEGPPLFKTIEDAKTYIAQHQNKDGGWPLIPGEDSNVESTAFAVWALIDAGWGTGSQVIRTGVQYLRNMQLDNGGWNNNTAHTTFALIALAAAETDPEVRFNGLRWLKKAQNRSGAWGKKERSPDNVLYTAAVLAGLRELGFKQNFEPISKGADWLAEGINFDGGWALERGGRSDVFITSWVVQGLETVYDIDVQIAWLKQFQNSDGGFGRYKNSRSDPEITAIAVMALAAGNDPLNTRRVAINYLTNVRQADGSFVSNTPMELSEPTANLQSTCFVLIAIHAKTPDELNLQ